From the Halorhabdus utahensis DSM 12940 genome, one window contains:
- a CDS encoding acyl-CoA thioester hydrolase/BAAT C-terminal domain-containing protein — protein sequence MEAVTRRQVLGSIGAVGVGTLAGCNQSGEGSDCGLRGTAAEEPTVQVEGESLVGDPFLVRLAGFQSNTDVTLTYSAVDGKDTEFELESTLTTDNSGTVETDACSPGRSRMMLDELSPKADDGQDIFVAGSKQVFPIDITASVDDKQVASAQAERRYRDLGIAETTLRVADDGIAGRYFKPPGDGPFPGVVTLHGSGANRTDRESQLLATQGYASLALQYFGTAGVPAQLIDVPLSYFQDGIEWLLDRPAVRSEGVGLVGVSRGVEPALFAAADYDGPTAVVGYAGSGIAYSSPDALNWASPWTRNGEPLLTDERYRRLFRVDYDCGGSSCDYTDPSQACEWVNCMYETMADRAPDALDMAMPAVENIDGPVLLHTGKADEIWAAPRWSELLIARFDAADFENDYAHHVYSGAGHIITLPYWPYQSLSDDRFGGTPTANNRAAITAWPRTLDHLDQGLR from the coding sequence GGGTCGGACTGTGGGTTGCGGGGGACGGCTGCCGAGGAGCCGACCGTGCAGGTCGAGGGGGAGTCATTGGTCGGTGACCCGTTTCTCGTTCGACTCGCTGGCTTTCAGTCGAATACTGACGTGACACTCACGTACAGCGCTGTGGACGGGAAGGACACCGAGTTCGAACTCGAGTCGACGCTGACGACGGACAATTCCGGCACCGTGGAGACGGACGCGTGCTCGCCGGGACGGAGTCGGATGATGCTCGACGAGCTCTCGCCGAAAGCGGACGACGGTCAGGACATATTCGTCGCTGGCTCCAAGCAGGTATTCCCGATCGATATCACCGCGAGCGTCGATGACAAGCAGGTCGCGTCCGCGCAAGCCGAGCGACGGTATCGCGATCTCGGGATCGCCGAAACGACGCTGCGGGTCGCCGACGATGGGATCGCCGGTCGCTACTTCAAGCCGCCCGGCGACGGGCCGTTCCCCGGCGTCGTCACGCTTCACGGATCCGGGGCAAACCGTACTGACAGGGAGAGTCAACTACTCGCGACGCAGGGCTACGCCAGCCTCGCGCTCCAGTATTTCGGCACGGCGGGCGTCCCCGCGCAACTGATCGACGTACCACTCTCGTATTTTCAGGACGGAATTGAGTGGTTGCTCGATCGGCCAGCTGTCCGTTCCGAGGGTGTCGGCTTGGTAGGGGTTTCCCGCGGTGTCGAACCGGCGCTTTTCGCCGCCGCGGACTACGACGGCCCGACGGCAGTCGTGGGATATGCCGGCAGCGGGATCGCCTACTCGTCGCCGGATGCGCTGAACTGGGCGTCACCGTGGACGCGGAACGGGGAGCCGCTTCTCACCGACGAGCGGTATCGTCGGCTCTTCAGGGTCGATTACGACTGTGGTGGCTCGTCGTGTGACTATACCGACCCGTCACAGGCGTGTGAATGGGTGAATTGCATGTACGAGACGATGGCGGACCGCGCGCCGGACGCGCTCGATATGGCCATGCCGGCCGTCGAGAACATCGACGGTCCGGTCCTGTTACACACCGGGAAAGCTGATGAAATCTGGGCAGCGCCACGGTGGTCTGAGCTGCTCATCGCTCGGTTTGACGCTGCCGACTTCGAGAACGACTACGCCCACCACGTGTATTCCGGTGCCGGACACATCATCACGCTTCCATACTGGCCGTACCAGTCACTGTCGGACGATCGGTTCGGCGGGACACCGACGGCCAACAACCGTGCCGCGATAACCGCGTGGCCCCGCACCCTCGATCATCTCGATCAGGGGTTGCGATGA